In Armatimonadota bacterium, one genomic interval encodes:
- a CDS encoding carboxymuconolactone decarboxylase family protein: protein MAAVFAPGALDVVQKELTTIALSVAVQCGPCLELHLGKARAMGISAEEIEEAAWMGVAFGGCKAMMFWQERSRAQGT, encoded by the coding sequence ATGGCCGCCGTGTTCGCCCCCGGGGCGCTCGACGTCGTGCAGAAGGAGCTGACGACCATCGCCCTCTCGGTCGCCGTGCAGTGCGGGCCATGTCTCGAGCTGCACCTTGGCAAGGCCCGCGCCATGGGCATCTCCGCCGAGGAGATCGAAGAGGCGGCGTGGATGGGCGTCGCCTTCGGCGGCTGCAAGGCGATGATGTTCTGGCAAGAAAGGTCGCGCGCACAGGGAACATAG
- a CDS encoding corrinoid protein: MTTNANDILQELARMVVNMDEQGAVATAHRALERGVDPYVAITEGLSAGMREVGELYDRGEYFVPEILVCSDAMYAAIEVLKPHIKAAPDRTPVSVILGVIEGDIHDIGKNIVKIMLEAAGFDVRDLGRDVSADRFVAAAQEAGSGIVGISTLMSTTLKNMTNVIQGLCDAGLRQSFGVMIGGSPTSAAFARQIGADGHGRDAKDAVELAQALAGRLPWRRTG, encoded by the coding sequence GTGACCACCAACGCGAATGATATCTTGCAGGAGCTGGCTCGCATGGTTGTCAACATGGACGAGCAAGGCGCGGTCGCGACGGCGCATCGCGCGCTCGAGCGCGGGGTTGATCCTTACGTCGCCATTACCGAGGGCCTTTCCGCAGGCATGCGCGAGGTGGGGGAGCTCTACGACCGCGGCGAATACTTTGTACCCGAGATCCTCGTCTGTTCCGACGCGATGTATGCGGCGATCGAGGTGCTCAAGCCCCACATTAAAGCAGCCCCCGACCGCACCCCGGTCAGTGTCATCCTGGGCGTGATCGAGGGCGATATCCACGACATCGGCAAGAACATCGTCAAGATCATGCTCGAGGCCGCCGGGTTCGACGTGCGCGACCTGGGGCGTGATGTCAGCGCCGACCGCTTTGTGGCTGCCGCGCAGGAGGCGGGCAGCGGCATCGTGGGCATCTCGACGCTCATGTCCACCACTCTGAAGAACATGACCAATGTCATCCAGGGTCTGTGCGACGCCGGCCTGCGACAAAGCTTCGGGGTCATGATCGGCGGCAGCCCCACCTCCGCTGCCTTTGCCAGGCAGATCGGGGCGGACGGCCACGGGCGCGATGCGAAGGACGCCGTCGAGCTGGCGCAGGCTCTGGCTGGGAGGTTACCATGGCGCAGGACCGGATGA